The genomic region CTCCCGGGTTCGGGAGCGGCGGCTGGTTCAACACGCCCGCCGCAACCTGAACATTTTGGCCGCGGAGCGCCGTCACGACGTCGTCGGCAGTCAAGCCGAGCGACTGCAGCCTGTCGGGATCGAGCCAGACGCGCATCGAATAATCGCGGCCGCCGAAAACCGTCACGGAACCGACGCCTTGAATTCGGGTCAACTGGTCGATGACGTTGACGTTGGCGTAGTTCGAAATGAAGAGCGTATCGCGCGAGTTGTCCGGAGACAGCAAATGCACGACCATCATCAGGTCGGGAGACGCCTTGGCGACCGTCACGCCGATGTTGCGCACGTCTGCCGGCAGACGCGGAAGCGCAATCTGCACGCGGTTCTGGACCTGAACCTGCGCGATATCGAGGTTCGTGCCGATATCGAACGTGATCGAAATCGAGAAACGGCCGTCATTCGTCGAGTTCGACGAAATAAACAGCATGTGCTCGACGCCGTTGATCTGCTGTTCGAGCGGTGTCGCGACCGTGGCCGCAACGATTTCGGCGCTGGCGCCCGGGTATTGCCCCGTCACGTTGACGACGGGCGGTGCAATTTCCGGATACTGCGCGATCGGCAGGCGGCTGACGGACACCGCGCCGATGATCACGAAAACGATCGAAACGACGGCCGCAAAGATGGGCCGGTCGATAAAGAAGTGCGAAAGACGCATGGAACGGTCCGTTCTCTAGTTGGTCCGGACCATTTGGTCCTTCGGGTTCGAAGCGTCAGCCGTCGCCTGTTGGGGCGTCACCTTCGAACCAGGCCGCACGCGCATCAGTCCGTTGACGATGATCGTGTCGTCGGCGGTCAGTCCGGCCGTAATGACACGCAAGCCATCAATCACCGGACCGAGGGTCACGTATTTGGGCTTCGCGACGTTGTTCTTGTCGACGGCCAACACAAACTTGCGAACCTGCTCGGTGCCGATGGCATCGTCGGGGACGAGGAGCGCCTCTTCGGGCGGATGGGAAGCGATGCGGATGCGACCAAACATGCCCGGCGTCAGGCGGCCATCGGCATTCTTGAAGACGGCGCGGCCGCGGATCGTGCCGGACGACGGGTTGATGGCGTTGTCGACGAAGTCGATGTGGCCGTGATGCACGAAATCCTTGTCGTTGATCAGCTTCAAGTCCGCATCGAGGCTCAAGCCGCGATCGACGCTGTCGGCGCGCTTGACCGAGGCGGCGTCGAGATAGCGGAGGTAAGACGCCTCATCCATCGTGAATTCGAAACGGATCGGATCGACGGAGACGATGGTCGCGAGCAAGGTCGTGTTGCCGCTCGTTCCACCAGTGACGAGGTTGCCGATGGACACGCGACGATCGCCAATGCGACCGGAGATCGGCGCAGTCAGCTCGGTGAACTCAAGATCCAGCGACGCTTGACGCGTCGAGGCTTCGGCGGCCGTCACGTTGGCTTGCGCGACGCGTTCGGCCTGCACCCGCTGATCGAGCGTCTGCTGCGTGATGACGGTTCCGACGGGCAGATTTTTGCCGCGCTCGAGATCGGCCTCGGCGAATGCCAAGTTGGCTTTTCCTTGCGCGATGGACGCTTGGGCCTGATCGAGCGCCGCCTGGAAGGGCCGACGGTCAATCGTAAAGAGCGGATCGCCGACTTTGACCATCTGGCCGTCGGTGAAATGGATCTTGTCGAGATAACCGGAGACGCGAGCGCGCACCTCGACATAATCGAGCGCGACGAAGCGGCCGACGTATTCGTCGTAGTCGGTCACGACCTTTTTGACCGGCTTAGCGACGGTGACCTGCGGCGGCGGAGGCGGCGCCGTCTGAGCTACGGACTTCTCCTCGCTGCACCCCGATATGGCTGCGGAAAGAAAGAGCAGAGCCGCGACGATGGGAGCGGATCGTTGGAACACGCTGTCTTTCTCCATCACGAAATTTTGCGTCAATGCATCAGCCGAGCGCTTCGGTAAACTCGTGGCATTGAACGTCAGATTCTACGGTGTCACGCACACGGGCGGGCTCACCAATATAATTTACTCGGACCCCACCCCATGGAGCGCAAGCGCTGAACAACCGAATGACAGGTCCAGGGAGTCGTGTTAGCGAGTCCCCGACGCAGTTACCGATCGGTAACACAGCTAACGACGGCTAACTTTTTCGTCAAGAGGGCGATGGGAACCACGCTGGACAAGGACGTGCGCAATTTCAGCGAGTTGCGCTCTGAAATTAGCGCGATCCTTGCCGGGAAGCCGCCGCGCGAGCGAATTTTGCTTGCGGCACGTGAGCTTTTCTATCGGTTCGGCGTGCACATCGTAGGCGTCGAAGCCATCGCCGAGACCGCCCTTACGAACAAAATGACGCTTTACCGGCACTTTCGTTCGAAGGACGAGCTTATCGTCGCCTACGTCGAGCAGCTGGCGGGAGAAAATGTCGAAATCTTGGACCGCCTGCTAGGCGAAGGCCTTGGTACGCCCGAACAAAAGCTCACCGCGTGGATCGATCACGTCGAAGACGTTCTATCCAACAAGAGTGAGCGTGGGTGTGCGCTCGCGAACGCCGCAGTGGAGCTCGATCCCGGACATCCGGCACGCGGGGTGATCGAAGCCTACAAGCGGCGGAAGCATGACCGGCTCGTCGAAGTTTTCCGCGCTGCACGCTATCGGGAGCCGGAACGGCTCGCAGACGAAGTCTTCCTGCTGTTCGAAGGCGCTCGCATCAGCCTGCAGTGCGGCGGCGCCGGACCGGCGTCGCGTCTCGTTGCCATGCTGCGCAGCCTTCTCGCCGCCAGCCAGCATGACGTTACAAGATAATCACCGATCGCCGACGGGATGCCCACGCAGTAGGCGCCGTGCTCAAGTCACTAGCAGAGTTCCGCGCAACACCTCGATAAAATCACGTATTTTCGACGAATATGAACTGGCACAGCTTGTGCACCTCAGCAGTGCATAACGCCTCTAGGGTTCCGGCTTTCCCAAGCGTCAGGTCCGAGAGAGGCTCTCCCGCCTCGCGAGCAGCGCGGCGGAGCCACGGCGGGATAAAAGCCCGGGAGACCTACACCGCGAGTTGCTTCGGCTCTCGAACGGACAGGCCTCCCTCTGTGCGCATTTTCCACGCGTATTCGAGGATCCCCGCCCGCTTCCTGAACCGGTGCCCTTGCGGTCTGATTTGAGTGATCAGCACAAGGACAGGGGTCAGCAATGCGCTATTCCGTCACGAAAATTCTGAAAGCTGTGTTTGGCGCCGCGGCCGTGATGGGGTTTGCCCTATCGCCGGCCAACGCCGCCGAGAAAAAAGACTTCAAGGTCGCCTGGTCGATTTATGTCGGCTGGATGCCGTGGGGATACGCGGCCGATTCTGGCATCGTGAAGAAGTGGGCCGACAAGTACGGCATCAACATCGAAGTGAAGCAGTTCAACGACTACGTTGAATCGATCAACCAATACACGGCCGGCTCTTTCGATGCCGTGACCGTTACGAACATGGACGCTCTTTCCATTCCGGCCGCAGGCGGCGTCGATACGACGGCCGTGATCGTGGGTGACTTCTCGAACGGCAACGACGCGATCATCCTGAAGAACAAGGACAAGCTCGCCGACATCAAGGGACAGAACGTCAATCTCGTCGAGTTCTCGGTTTCGCATTATCTGCTGGCCCGTGCACTGCCGACCGTCGGGCTCGCCGAGAAGGATCTGAAGGTCGTCAACACGTCCGACGCCGATATGGCAGCAGCTTACAAGACGCCCGACGTGACGGCGGTCGTGACGTGGAAGCCGATCGTCTCGACGATCCTGGAATCGCCTGACGCGCACAAGGTGTTCGACAGCTCGCAGATCCCCGGCGAGATCATCGACCTGATGGTCGTGAACACGAATGTCCTGAAGGACAATCCGAAATTCGCGAAGGCGCTCGTCGGCATCTGGTACGAGACGCTGGCCGCGATGAAGGACGGAACCACGGCGAAAGAAGCGATGGCAAAAGCTTCAGGCACCGATCTCAAGGGCTTCGATGAGCAGCTTGCCACGACGATGCTGTTCTCAGAACCGAAGGACGCCGTGGCCTTCACGACGGGAGAGCAACTCAAGAAGACGACGGAACTGGTTTCGAACTTCCTGTTCGAGAAGGCTCTGCTCGGCAAGGACGCGAAGTCGGCCGGCGCGATCGGCGTCGAATTTCCTGACAAGACCGTCTTCGGCGACAAGGGGAACGTGAAGTTCCGCTACGACGCATCGTTCATGAAAGAAGCGGAAGACGGCAAGCTCTAGGCTCGCACACTTTTCATCCCACAATAATCGCAGGAAGGCGGATGCATGCGCGCCATAAACTATCGTCCTGACAGAACGTGGCGGCTTGCGCTTGCCCTCCTGCCATTTGCACTTCTAATTCTGGCCTACATGATCGGATCAGGCATCCGACTGGCGGAAAACCCGAACGACAAGCTGCTGCCGAGCTTCTCGAAAATGGGCCAGGCCATCGATGACTATGCGCTGAAGCCCGATGCGCGCACCGGCGACTATCTTCTATGGGAAGACACGACCGCAAGTTTGACGCGGCTCGTTACGGGTCTTGCGATCTCAACGATCATAGCGCTGGTTCTCGGCATCGTGCTCGGCTTGCTGCCGGTCGCCGGCGCAACGTTCGGGCCGGTCATTGCCGTCTTATCGATGGTGCCGCCGCTCGCCTTGT from Hyphomicrobium sp. MC1 harbors:
- a CDS encoding efflux RND transporter periplasmic adaptor subunit; the protein is MFQRSAPIVAALLFLSAAISGCSEEKSVAQTAPPPPPQVTVAKPVKKVVTDYDEYVGRFVALDYVEVRARVSGYLDKIHFTDGQMVKVGDPLFTIDRRPFQAALDQAQASIAQGKANLAFAEADLERGKNLPVGTVITQQTLDQRVQAERVAQANVTAAEASTRQASLDLEFTELTAPISGRIGDRRVSIGNLVTGGTSGNTTLLATIVSVDPIRFEFTMDEASYLRYLDAASVKRADSVDRGLSLDADLKLINDKDFVHHGHIDFVDNAINPSSGTIRGRAVFKNADGRLTPGMFGRIRIASHPPEEALLVPDDAIGTEQVRKFVLAVDKNNVAKPKYVTLGPVIDGLRVITAGLTADDTIIVNGLMRVRPGSKVTPQQATADASNPKDQMVRTN
- a CDS encoding TetR/AcrR family transcriptional regulator — encoded protein: MGTTLDKDVRNFSELRSEISAILAGKPPRERILLAARELFYRFGVHIVGVEAIAETALTNKMTLYRHFRSKDELIVAYVEQLAGENVEILDRLLGEGLGTPEQKLTAWIDHVEDVLSNKSERGCALANAAVELDPGHPARGVIEAYKRRKHDRLVEVFRAARYREPERLADEVFLLFEGARISLQCGGAGPASRLVAMLRSLLAASQHDVTR
- a CDS encoding putative urea ABC transporter substrate-binding protein, with translation MGFALSPANAAEKKDFKVAWSIYVGWMPWGYAADSGIVKKWADKYGINIEVKQFNDYVESINQYTAGSFDAVTVTNMDALSIPAAGGVDTTAVIVGDFSNGNDAIILKNKDKLADIKGQNVNLVEFSVSHYLLARALPTVGLAEKDLKVVNTSDADMAAAYKTPDVTAVVTWKPIVSTILESPDAHKVFDSSQIPGEIIDLMVVNTNVLKDNPKFAKALVGIWYETLAAMKDGTTAKEAMAKASGTDLKGFDEQLATTMLFSEPKDAVAFTTGEQLKKTTELVSNFLFEKALLGKDAKSAGAIGVEFPDKTVFGDKGNVKFRYDASFMKEAEDGKL